The following nucleotide sequence is from Alphaproteobacteria bacterium.
AAGGCGCGCCGCCATTCCTGGTCGAGGAACTCGTCCAAGGCACGGCGGTTGGCAATGCCGGTGTCAGGCCGTCGCGCAGCGACAAGGTCTTCAGGGTGTCGCGATGGCGCTTGAGCTCGAGATGGTTACGTACCCGCATCTTGACGATCTCGGGATTGATGGGCTTGGCGATGTAGTCAATGGCGCCCATCTCCAGGCCCTTGACCTCCTGCTCGATCCTGCCCAGCGCGGTGAGAAAGACCACGGGAATGTCGCTGGTCAAGGGGGTCGGACTTGAGGCGCTGGCAGACCTCGTAGCCGTCCATGGCCGGCATCATGATGTCGAGCAGGATAAGGTCCGGGTTTTCAGCGGCCGCGAAATCCAGTGCCTCGCCGCCGTTGGCGGCACTGACGACGTTGCACTCCGCGCTCAGGATGGCCTCGATGAGATCGATGTTGAGACTCTCGTCGTCGACCACCAGGACGGTTTGTTCGCTCTCGGACATCAGGCTTCAACCATGCTTTGCCGCCCCGAGCTCCCTCCCACAGGCATCCGGGCCCAGGCCCTGTCTACAGCAAATTGACGGTGATTGAAATCACCCCCAAACGATCCCCGCCGCAGGGTCTGACACCCTGTGATAACATTGGGCGATGAACGACGACCGCGCCGCGCCCGCCGCCTGGCAGCCACCCTCGAGCCTCGAGGAACGGCTGCTTGGCGCGCTGCTGCCGCCCAGGCTCTACTGCCGCTTCCGGGCGCACCGCGAACGCCGCCGTGGCGAGGCCGAACTGGCGCTTTTGCCCTTCCTCTGCGATGCCCACCGGGCCAGCATCGACGTGGGCGCCAACAAGGGCGTCTATACGTATTGGCTGCAGCGCCATTCCCGCCACGTCTACGCCTATGAGCCCAATCCCAAGATCTTCCGCATCCTGGCCCGGGGTGTCCAGGGCAACGTCACGCTCAAGCCCGTGGCGCTTTCGGACCGGAGCGAAACCGCCACCCTCAGGGTGCCCGGCAGCGGCTCGAGCTACTCCAACCAGCGCGCCACCCTGGCGCCGGCCAAGGCGGGGCAGGACTACGGTGAGCTGGCGGTCGAAAGCCGGCGCCTCGACGACGAGGGGCTCGAGGACATCGGCTTCATCAAGATCGACGTCGAAGGCCACGAGCTGGCGGTGCTGGCCGGGGCCGCCGAGACCATCACCCGGGATCGTCCGGTGCTGTTGATCGAGATCGAGGAAACCCACAGCGGCCGGGCCATCGAGGACTCCCTGGCGGCCGTCACGGCCTACGGCTACCAGGGGCTGACCCTGATCGGCGGCATGCTTTGCGAACTATCCCGCTTCTCCCCCGAAGCCCACCACCGGGCCCCGGCCCGGCGCCAGGATTATGTCTTCAATTTCATCTTCCTGCCTGTCGATTAAGGCTCGATTATGAGCACGGCCCCGCCCCTGCCACCGGCGCCGCCCAGCTCCACCCCGCCGGGGGCGCCCCCTCCGGGAACCACGCCTCCCGGCTCGCCGGCTCCCCTGTCCGGCGATCGCCAAACTGGCGACGAGACGCAGCGCCAGCCGGCGGCCGAAGTCCCTGAAAGCGCCGCCAAACCGCAAGAGAAACTCTCGACGGCGCTGAGCGGCCTGCTTCCCGGCGCCGTCCTGCGCGGCACCGTCAGTGGCACGGTGAGCGGTGGCAGCGGCGAGTTGGTGGTCGAGACGGTGGCCAGCGCGCATCGCCTGGTCGGCGAGGTCAAGGTAGCCCCCGGCGATGCCGTCGAGTTGCGCATCGTTTCATTGCAAGCGGGCGTGCAGGCGAACTGCTGTCGGTCAACGGCGAGCCGCGTTCGACGCCGGTGATGCTGGAAAGCGTCGCCACCGCGCCCCGCGAAACCACCGCCCCTCCGAGGCCCGGCACAACCCTCGGCGGCACCGTCATCGCCACGCCCGCGGCGGCTGAAAGCGGGCCACAAAGCGGACCACATAGCGGCCCGCGTCTCGGCCTGAGCGCGGGATCCGCCATCGAGGTGCGGGTGGTTGCAGTGGAATTGCCGCCGGGCGAAACGGCCGAGACCCCGGAAGCGCAAATCCAGGGAATGGTCGTCGAGGCCGCGGCAAACAGCGCCACGCTCGAGACGGCCTCGGGCCGGCTCGAGTTGGCCGTCAGGGGCGCCCAGGCGGGGATGCGCCTCGCCGTTGCCACTACCGAGGCGCCAGCGCCAGCAGTACCGCCGCCGCTGGCCCGCGACGCCATCGTCGCGGCGAAAAAGCCCGAATCCGGCATCGCGATGACCGTTCGCGTCGTCTCGGTCGAGACCCCGCGGATTCAAGGGCCCGTCGTCGAGGCGGCGGAAAACCGCCTCGCCGCTACCGCCACGGAACCCGAATCCACTGCCGCCAGCGCCGCGCCTGTCGTCGCAGTCGAGGTGCCGGTACCCGAAGTTCGAGGCACGGTCGTCGAGGTAGGCGAAAAACGCACCGTGATCGAGACGCCATCGGGACGCCTCAGCCTGGCGCTTTCGGCGCCGCTGCCGCTGGGTACCCGGGTGGTGGCCGAGACCGTGCCCGAGGCGCCGCCGAGGGCAGCGGCAGCGGCACCGCTGGTTCCACAAACCGTGGTGGCCGTCCGGGCCGAGACGGAAATCAAAGTCGGGCAGTCAAGCTTCGCCGCCGGCACCGACCTTGCCCTGCGCATCAATACCATCGAGCCGCCGGCGCCACGCCTTCTGGGCACCGTAGTGGATAGCGCTGCACACCGGGCTGTGATCGAAACCCCGGCTGGCCGCCTCACCCTGGCGCTGACGGGGGCGGCGCTGGGAGCCCGCATCGAGGCGGAGGTGGTAGCCCCACCACCGGACCCAGCAAATCCAACGGCGTCGGCCACGACCGAGTTGGGTTCACTGGTTGCGGCACGGGCCGAGACGGCTCTGACCCTGGGCCGCACCATCGTGGCGCCGCAGGAATCCCTGACGCTGCGCATTGTTTCGATCTCCGACAGCACCGGCGAGCCGCCACGGCTGGCTGGACGGGTGGTGGCTTCGGCTGAAGGACGCACGCGGATTGAGACGCCGATCGGGGAATTGGACTTGGCGGCCGAGGCCAAGGTCGGTCAGGGCCTGCAGCTGGACGTCATCAGCCGCGATGCCGGGGTGCACCGCGCCCTACAGCCGGCCACCCCGGAGCCCCTGGTTCCCGGCCGCCAGGTCGCCGCCGAGATCGTTGGCAGTGGCCAGCCGCTGGTGCTGCGTGTGGTGTCGCTCGAGGCGCCGCGGTTTCAGGGCACAGTCATCGAGGCCTCAGAAAACCGCGCCACGGTCGAGACGGCCTCGGGCCGGCTTGAGTTGGCCCTGTTCGGCGCCGAGCCGGGTACGCGGATCACTGTTGCCACCACCGACGCCCCGCCGCCTGCCGCGCCCGTTCCGCTGAGCCACGAGGCCATCGTCGAGGCCCAACCCGAGACCGGCCCCGCGCTGGCCGTGCGCGTCGTCTCGGTCGAAGCGCCCCAGCTTCAGGGAACCGTCGTCACGGCCACGGAAAGTAGCGCCGTGATCGAGACGGCCTCGGGCCGCATCGAGTTGGCCGTTAGCGGCGCCGAGCCGGGCG
It contains:
- a CDS encoding FkbM family methyltransferase, whose protein sequence is MNDDRAAPAAWQPPSSLEERLLGALLPPRLYCRFRAHRERRRGEAELALLPFLCDAHRASIDVGANKGVYTYWLQRHSRHVYAYEPNPKIFRILARGVQGNVTLKPVALSDRSETATLRVPGSGSSYSNQRATLAPAKAGQDYGELAVESRRLDDEGLEDIGFIKIDVEGHELAVLAGAAETITRDRPVLLIEIEETHSGRAIEDSLAAVTAYGYQGLTLIGGMLCELSRFSPEAHHRAPARRQDYVFNFIFLPVD